In Marinobacter sp. LQ44, the following are encoded in one genomic region:
- a CDS encoding TonB-dependent receptor domain-containing protein yields MLKNRLARSISLVLAGIIPTLAVHAQVQAEDSLLIRVTEGQSAEAARLSAAAVQSEPVQRLSGSASVSLSRMGGRGLDPVIRGQNEERVDVLMDGMRVEGACPSRMDPPTSRLSTSLAPVLEVRTSNRTLRWGAIAGGQVVATTAAPGFEDDNLTTGHLTLGGSDNGDGKLVNGSVAVGSKASYLRMAAGYDEADDYEDGDGNKVRSSYENTEGRVDAAWTTGNGFYIKGLFSRQEERDVKFPGRGMDAPKTDTDLYRLEIGAPVAEGSWSLMAWQADVDHVMDNFSLREAAMKMQTDSQTRTQGARLVLDQTINFTKDIAIGLDVESNEWDATLFNGMNLDNPASLMWPGVERDRVGVFVEAFHRVRVNTRLGAGIRYDRVEMDATRAGDSFRMMPGAPMAMTPAMLYMSAYGVTDTKADDNNVSGFITGEWRLSPANTLEATASRSVRSPSVNERYVAQRTMRGSWIGNPDLDAEKHNKLEVSLSGRDGNWRWRPAIWVDQVDDYVYRFDTRNPDGTVDTRYTNTDARLLGVEGLVGWSNGSWSASSKLASVRGENRDADKALPRIPPVQFIQTLGWQHQGHTIEAEWQLARRQDRVDLEFGLDPSTSPGYGVFNLSGTHPLRANLSVTWALDNLFDNTWAYHVSKDNLADSGVFRVNEPGRTLRAALTARW; encoded by the coding sequence ATGCTCAAAAACCGTCTGGCTCGAAGTATCAGCCTGGTGTTGGCTGGCATTATCCCCACTCTCGCCGTTCACGCCCAAGTGCAAGCCGAGGATTCATTACTGATCCGGGTGACGGAGGGACAGTCGGCAGAAGCAGCAAGGTTGTCAGCTGCCGCCGTTCAGTCAGAGCCGGTGCAGCGTTTGTCGGGCAGCGCCTCGGTGTCACTGTCGCGAATGGGCGGCCGCGGCCTTGATCCGGTGATCCGGGGCCAGAACGAGGAACGGGTGGACGTGTTGATGGATGGTATGCGGGTTGAAGGTGCCTGCCCTAGCCGAATGGACCCGCCCACCAGTCGACTCAGCACCTCCCTGGCGCCGGTGCTGGAAGTCCGAACCAGCAACCGCACTTTGCGCTGGGGAGCGATAGCCGGGGGGCAGGTGGTGGCTACCACGGCGGCACCAGGGTTTGAGGATGACAACCTGACCACCGGGCACCTGACTCTGGGCGGCTCGGATAATGGCGATGGCAAACTTGTGAACGGCAGTGTTGCCGTTGGCAGCAAGGCCTCCTACCTGCGGATGGCGGCCGGTTATGACGAAGCCGATGATTACGAGGATGGCGACGGTAACAAGGTTCGCAGTTCCTATGAGAATACCGAAGGCCGGGTGGATGCGGCCTGGACGACAGGCAATGGCTTCTACATTAAAGGCCTGTTCAGCCGGCAGGAGGAGCGAGACGTGAAATTCCCGGGCCGTGGCATGGATGCACCAAAAACCGATACTGACCTGTATCGGCTGGAAATCGGTGCGCCGGTGGCTGAGGGCAGCTGGAGCCTGATGGCCTGGCAAGCGGATGTGGACCACGTGATGGATAACTTCAGCCTGCGGGAAGCGGCCATGAAAATGCAGACCGACTCGCAAACCCGCACCCAGGGTGCCCGCCTGGTGCTGGATCAGACCATCAACTTTACCAAAGATATCGCCATTGGTTTGGACGTGGAAAGTAATGAATGGGATGCCACCCTGTTTAATGGCATGAATCTGGACAACCCGGCGTCGTTGATGTGGCCGGGTGTGGAGCGGGACCGTGTTGGTGTCTTCGTGGAGGCGTTTCATCGGGTTCGGGTCAATACCCGCCTGGGTGCCGGTATCCGCTATGACCGGGTTGAAATGGATGCTACCCGCGCCGGAGACAGCTTCCGGATGATGCCCGGGGCGCCGATGGCCATGACCCCTGCGATGCTGTATATGAGCGCCTACGGCGTCACCGACACCAAGGCCGACGATAACAATGTCAGTGGCTTTATCACCGGCGAGTGGCGTTTGTCTCCGGCCAACACCCTGGAAGCAACCGCTTCTCGTAGTGTTCGTTCCCCCAGTGTGAACGAGCGCTACGTGGCCCAAAGAACCATGCGCGGCTCCTGGATTGGTAATCCGGACCTGGACGCTGAAAAGCACAACAAGCTGGAAGTGAGCCTGTCTGGCCGTGATGGCAACTGGCGCTGGCGCCCGGCGATCTGGGTGGACCAGGTAGACGATTACGTCTACCGCTTTGACACCCGTAATCCCGATGGCACCGTGGATACCCGGTACACCAATACAGATGCCCGATTGCTGGGTGTGGAGGGTCTGGTTGGCTGGAGCAATGGCTCCTGGAGTGCCAGCAGCAAGCTGGCCTCCGTTCGCGGTGAAAACCGGGATGCTGACAAGGCGTTGCCTCGCATTCCGCCAGTGCAGTTTATCCAGACCCTCGGGTGGCAGCATCAGGGTCATACCATCGAAGCGGAATGGCAACTGGCACGCCGGCAGGACCGGGTAGATCTGGAGTTTGGCCTGGACCCAAGCACTTCTCCGGGCTACGGCGTGTTCAACCTGTCGGGTACCCATCCGCTAAGGGCGAACCTGAGCGTCACCTGGGCACTGGATAATCTGTTTGATAACACCTGGGCGTATCATGTCAGCAAGGACAACCTGGCAGACAGCGGTGTGTTCAGGGTTAACGAGCCCGGCCGCACCCTACGCGCGGCGCTGACTGCGCGCTGGTGA
- the gdhA gene encoding NADP-specific glutamate dehydrogenase, producing the protein MTVKLDEKLEPIFQDVLHRNPGESEFHQAVHEVLETLGPVLVKYPEFADKKIIQRICEPERQIIFRVPWQDDSGEIQINRAFRVEFNSALGPYKGGMRFHPSVYLGIIKFLGFEQIFKNALTGLPIGGGKGGSDFDPKGKSDNEIMRFCQSMMTELYRHLGEYTDVPAGDIGVGGREIGYLFGQYKRITNRYESGVFTGKGLDWGGSRARTEATGYGTVFFTHEMLKARGDSLDGKTVVVSGSGNVAIYAIEKAHELGAKVIACSDSQGMIVDEKGIDLQTLKRIKEVERRRISAYTEYHKDAKYVEDGNIWSVPCDVALPCATQNELNGKDAKTLVENGCIAVAEGANMPTTPEGIAVFQDAKIAYGPGKAANAGGVATSALEMQQNASRDSWTFDYTQKRLEEIMIDIHKNCYETAAEFGAEGNYVLGANINGFLRVAKAMNAMGVI; encoded by the coding sequence ATGACAGTTAAACTCGACGAAAAACTCGAACCGATTTTCCAGGACGTTCTGCACCGCAACCCGGGCGAGAGCGAATTCCACCAGGCAGTTCACGAAGTTCTGGAAACCCTCGGGCCGGTTCTGGTGAAGTACCCGGAGTTTGCCGACAAAAAGATCATTCAGCGTATCTGTGAGCCCGAGCGCCAGATCATCTTCCGTGTGCCCTGGCAGGACGACAGCGGCGAGATTCAAATCAACCGCGCGTTCCGCGTCGAATTCAACAGCGCCCTGGGGCCCTACAAAGGTGGCATGCGCTTCCACCCGTCCGTTTACCTGGGCATCATCAAGTTCCTGGGCTTTGAGCAGATCTTCAAGAACGCCCTGACCGGCCTGCCCATCGGCGGCGGCAAAGGCGGCAGCGACTTTGACCCCAAGGGCAAGTCTGATAACGAGATCATGCGTTTTTGCCAGAGCATGATGACCGAACTATACCGCCACCTGGGCGAGTACACCGACGTTCCCGCCGGCGACATCGGCGTGGGTGGCCGCGAGATTGGCTACTTGTTCGGCCAATACAAGCGCATCACCAACCGTTATGAGTCCGGCGTATTCACCGGCAAGGGCCTGGACTGGGGTGGCAGCCGCGCCCGTACCGAGGCCACCGGCTACGGCACGGTGTTCTTCACTCACGAAATGCTGAAAGCTCGTGGTGACTCACTGGACGGCAAAACCGTCGTGGTTTCCGGCTCCGGCAACGTGGCCATCTACGCCATCGAGAAAGCCCACGAGCTCGGCGCCAAGGTGATAGCCTGTTCCGATTCCCAGGGCATGATTGTCGATGAGAAGGGCATCGACCTGCAGACCCTCAAACGCATCAAGGAAGTGGAGCGCCGCCGGATCAGCGCCTACACTGAATACCACAAAGATGCGAAGTACGTGGAAGACGGCAACATCTGGAGCGTTCCCTGCGACGTGGCACTGCCTTGCGCTACCCAGAACGAACTGAACGGCAAAGATGCCAAGACCCTGGTTGAGAACGGCTGTATCGCTGTCGCTGAGGGCGCCAATATGCCGACCACACCGGAAGGTATTGCTGTGTTCCAGGATGCCAAAATCGCCTACGGCCCAGGCAAGGCCGCCAATGCCGGCGGTGTGGCCACATCGGCCCTGGAAATGCAGCAGAATGCCAGCCGCGATTCCTGGACCTTCGATTACACCCAGAAGCGCCTTGAGGAAATCATGATCGATATCCACAAGAACTGTTACGAGACTGCCGCCGAGTTCGGTGCTGAGGGCAACTACGTGCTGGGCGCCAACATCAACGGCTTCCTGCGTGTTGCCAAGGCAATGAACGCCATGGGTGTTATCTGA
- a CDS encoding tyrosine-type recombinase/integrase, which yields MTDQLGRLVFAFVEDHLKCQRGLRPASIRSYKESLRLFLQFAAKDKHCRITRLELADLTGERVRHFLQHLEQERGNGVRTRNQRLAALHTFFEYLAGREPCVLGEAQQIASIPVKRWQPGETLYLERDEINALFAALPTDHPQALRDQALLRFLYNTGARVQEVADLRATHLELGSEPRVRLHGKGDKWRTCPLWTRTAGLMQDLLEQNRQRRHSNDAVFLARNSAPLTRFGIYKIVRRHTVKVVKKSADGTVRHISPHVLRHTTAVHLLEAGVEVNVIRAWLGHVSLETTNRYAEITLRMKVDALRTCEPIWDSPAESHRKPVWRSNSELLQWLESL from the coding sequence ATGACGGATCAATTGGGGCGTCTCGTCTTTGCCTTCGTAGAGGATCACCTTAAATGCCAACGGGGGCTGCGCCCGGCCAGTATCCGAAGTTATAAGGAGAGCCTGCGCCTGTTCTTGCAATTCGCTGCAAAGGATAAGCATTGCCGGATCACCCGCTTGGAACTGGCTGATCTCACTGGCGAGCGAGTGCGCCATTTTTTGCAACACCTTGAACAGGAACGTGGTAATGGGGTTAGAACCCGAAACCAGCGCCTGGCGGCGCTGCATACCTTCTTCGAGTATCTTGCCGGCCGTGAGCCCTGCGTGCTCGGGGAAGCACAGCAAATTGCTTCCATTCCCGTCAAACGCTGGCAACCGGGCGAGACTCTGTATCTCGAACGCGACGAGATTAATGCTCTGTTCGCTGCCTTGCCCACCGACCACCCTCAGGCTCTGCGCGACCAAGCCTTGCTTCGCTTCCTTTATAACACCGGAGCACGCGTACAGGAGGTAGCGGATCTGCGCGCAACGCACCTGGAACTCGGTTCTGAGCCCCGAGTACGGCTGCATGGTAAAGGTGACAAATGGCGTACCTGTCCTTTGTGGACGCGAACGGCGGGTCTGATGCAGGACTTACTGGAGCAAAATCGGCAACGACGCCACTCCAATGACGCTGTCTTCCTAGCCCGCAACAGTGCGCCGCTGACCAGATTTGGTATCTACAAGATCGTGCGGCGTCATACCGTCAAGGTGGTGAAGAAAAGCGCAGATGGCACAGTGCGGCACATCTCACCCCATGTCTTACGCCACACGACGGCCGTGCATTTGCTTGAAGCAGGTGTCGAGGTCAACGTCATCCGCGCCTGGCTTGGACACGTCAGTTTGGAGACCACCAACCGATACGCCGAGATCACCCTCCGAATGAAAGTGGACGCGCTCCGCACCTGTGAGCCTATTTGGGATTCTCCGGCGGAGTCCCACCGAAAGCCAGTATGGCGATCCAATTCCGAGCTGCTGCAATGGCTGGAATCCCTGTGA
- a CDS encoding tyrosine-type recombinase/integrase encodes MTASFHSVLGKDFSAYLSYKRALGRKFDTEELALQLFDRFLVEERVSDAALVQPALIEAFLASRPRTRPRSYNHLLGVLRCFFAWQVAQERLAHSPVRAHPQPVTSQLKPFLFEPAQVEDILTLASQLPDNSRAPCRGMVYRTIFSLMYGLGLRVGEIVHLRYRDVDCQRSLLVIDKSKFGKTRLVPFGPRMAQQIAVYLQFGVDRYGPWQPDDPVFSFSFFPERKPMRIETVSQTFHHLILKMDPYVPPGVRQPHLHCLRHSFAVATLLRWYRTGVDPNQRLFHLSTFMGHADPASTAWYLTITEALLREASQRFERFADPRREEELS; translated from the coding sequence ATGACCGCCTCCTTCCACAGCGTACTGGGCAAGGATTTTTCGGCTTACTTGAGTTACAAGCGCGCGCTGGGCCGAAAATTTGATACTGAAGAGCTCGCCTTGCAATTATTCGATCGCTTTTTGGTCGAGGAACGGGTGAGTGATGCGGCGTTAGTGCAACCGGCGTTGATTGAGGCCTTTCTCGCTTCGCGGCCACGCACTCGCCCACGCAGCTATAACCACCTCTTGGGGGTGCTCCGCTGCTTTTTTGCCTGGCAGGTGGCCCAGGAGCGGCTAGCGCATTCTCCGGTTCGTGCTCACCCTCAGCCGGTGACTTCCCAGCTTAAACCCTTCCTGTTCGAACCGGCTCAGGTGGAAGACATCCTGACGTTGGCGTCACAGCTTCCGGACAATTCCCGGGCACCCTGTCGTGGCATGGTCTACCGAACAATCTTCTCGCTGATGTACGGTTTGGGCCTGCGTGTCGGCGAGATTGTGCATCTTCGGTATCGCGACGTCGATTGCCAGCGCAGCCTTCTGGTGATCGACAAGAGCAAGTTTGGCAAGACGCGTTTGGTCCCCTTTGGCCCGCGCATGGCGCAACAGATCGCTGTCTATCTACAGTTTGGCGTTGATCGGTATGGGCCATGGCAGCCGGATGATCCGGTATTTTCTTTCAGCTTTTTCCCAGAGCGCAAGCCAATGCGTATTGAGACGGTCAGTCAGACATTTCACCACTTGATACTGAAGATGGATCCGTACGTGCCACCTGGCGTACGCCAACCTCATCTGCACTGCCTGCGCCATTCCTTCGCGGTCGCAACTCTGCTCCGCTGGTATCGCACCGGCGTGGATCCCAATCAACGGCTCTTTCATCTATCAACCTTCATGGGCCATGCCGACCCGGCATCGACTGCCTGGTATCTGACCATCACCGAAGCACTGCTCCGGGAGGCGAGCCAACGGTTCGAGCGATTCGCCGATCCCCGCAGAGAGGAGGAGCTATCATGA
- a CDS encoding site-specific integrase — translation MLEHYFVKPDTIDAIRASWIAEPIEQYVAWLAGHGYRPRVILRRVPLLRQFGEFARDHGATQWSELPTHVEPYVKHWVKVHAKNAYQAKRWVANDARTPIEQLLSLMLPDFRGTGRRRTSQDPFLVQAPGFFVYLREERGLRELSLRHYGHYLHNLEAYLARINLLHLSELTPAILSAFVVESGRRLSPHSMTGLCSSLRVFLRYLYREQLINRDLGATVESPRRYQLADLPRSISWDDVRRMLDVVDRRSALGKRDYAILLLLVTYGLRGHEVAGLTLENIDWKRERLLVPQRKAGHTTAYPLSSVVGEAILDYLKNARPHVEERRLFFRVLAPVRPVTAVTVSSRATHYLRKAGINVRRPGSHTLRHTCVQRLVDAEFNFKVIGDYVGHASPSSTRIYTKVDVETLRMVALGHEEVLP, via the coding sequence ATGTTAGAACATTACTTCGTTAAGCCCGATACCATCGATGCGATCCGCGCTTCCTGGATCGCGGAACCGATTGAGCAGTACGTTGCGTGGTTAGCCGGGCACGGATACAGGCCCAGGGTAATCTTGCGGCGAGTCCCACTCCTGAGGCAGTTTGGCGAGTTTGCTCGCGATCATGGTGCCACGCAGTGGAGCGAGCTTCCGACTCATGTCGAGCCTTATGTAAAGCACTGGGTAAAGGTTCACGCCAAGAACGCATACCAGGCAAAGCGATGGGTGGCTAATGATGCTCGTACACCGATCGAGCAATTGCTGTCCCTGATGTTGCCCGATTTCCGCGGAACAGGTCGGAGACGGACCAGTCAAGATCCCTTCCTGGTTCAGGCACCGGGGTTCTTTGTTTATCTGCGTGAAGAACGGGGCCTGCGCGAGCTGTCTCTCCGGCACTATGGCCATTATCTGCATAACCTGGAAGCCTACCTGGCGCGAATCAACCTGCTGCATTTGTCCGAGCTCACTCCAGCCATACTCAGTGCATTTGTGGTGGAGAGCGGTCGCCGATTGAGCCCGCATTCTATGACGGGGCTGTGCAGCTCCTTGCGAGTCTTCCTGCGCTACCTGTACCGCGAGCAGCTGATCAATCGCGATCTCGGCGCTACCGTAGAGTCCCCGCGTCGGTATCAGCTGGCCGATCTCCCGCGTTCGATCTCCTGGGACGACGTCCGGCGCATGCTAGATGTTGTTGATCGGCGCAGTGCTCTGGGCAAGCGCGACTATGCCATTCTACTTTTGCTCGTCACGTATGGACTGCGCGGCCATGAGGTGGCCGGATTGACACTGGAGAATATTGACTGGAAGAGAGAACGCCTGTTGGTGCCGCAGCGCAAGGCGGGACACACCACTGCGTACCCTCTCTCTTCAGTGGTAGGCGAAGCTATTCTCGACTACTTAAAAAATGCACGCCCACACGTCGAGGAGCGAAGGCTGTTTTTCCGGGTTCTGGCGCCCGTCCGACCTGTGACGGCGGTTACTGTGTCCAGCCGCGCGACGCACTACCTGCGCAAAGCGGGTATTAATGTCCGTCGCCCAGGTTCGCACACCTTGCGCCACACTTGCGTACAGCGATTGGTCGATGCCGAGTTCAACTTCAAGGTCATCGGCGATTACGTTGGTCATGCATCGCCAAGTTCCACCCGCATCTATACCAAGGTGGACGTGGAAACCCTGCGCATGGTGGCGCTGGGCCACGAGGAGGTGCTGCCATGA
- a CDS encoding PEP/pyruvate-binding domain-containing protein: protein MKDASEQWQSQLEPHDSNYLGTDAYYAFLVHNGLWPAIMRQRSGEGYLSEAPTLRAAILAGDFPNEIQAELERLLDHYGQYPILVRSSSLQEDGFGNAFAGKYDSVFLVNQGAPEQRLSALEDAIRQVYASSMSEDALVYRKQRGLDQREEPMALLIQRVNGRFHGRYYLPDAAGVGVSRNTFAWDSSMDPEAGMVRLVMGLGTRAVERIEGDHACVMALDHPMRQPFRNQDESYRYSQHLVDLLDLRDGKLDTRPLSQLLDTTNDLPMDHLAEVDRAASTRAEQIGLQGPVWRLTFRPLVQRTPFIGRLSNLLHTLEAGYRHPVDVEFTLHLDQQSNPTFNLVQCRPLATIGETGPVAIPDDLPEGNLLFRTQGHFMGGNINLSIKRVIRVDASVYAGLSTSQRCDVARRVGEAVRASSVPTLLIGPGRWGTSSPDLGVPVRFADIAGVAALVEVSEKAGEMVPDLSYGSHFFQDLVETGIAYAALFPDIQHCRYHPERLPGAPTPTSTESAVNRAVQVHDLQAQHLQLTGDVVRQQLVCYFTD from the coding sequence TTGAAAGACGCCAGTGAACAATGGCAAAGCCAGCTCGAGCCTCACGATTCCAATTATCTTGGCACAGACGCCTATTACGCTTTCCTGGTCCACAACGGGCTCTGGCCGGCAATCATGCGGCAACGCTCCGGGGAAGGTTACCTGAGTGAGGCGCCCACCCTCAGGGCTGCCATCCTGGCCGGCGACTTTCCTAACGAGATACAGGCCGAGCTGGAACGACTGTTGGACCATTACGGCCAGTATCCGATCCTGGTTCGCTCGTCGAGCCTGCAGGAAGATGGCTTTGGCAATGCTTTTGCCGGTAAATACGACAGTGTGTTCCTGGTGAATCAGGGGGCACCGGAACAACGGCTGTCGGCACTGGAAGACGCCATTCGCCAGGTGTATGCCTCGTCCATGAGCGAAGATGCCCTGGTGTACCGCAAACAGCGGGGCCTGGACCAGCGGGAAGAGCCCATGGCGTTGCTGATCCAGCGGGTAAACGGGCGGTTTCATGGCCGCTATTATCTGCCCGATGCCGCCGGGGTCGGGGTGTCGCGCAACACCTTCGCCTGGGACAGCAGTATGGACCCTGAAGCCGGCATGGTCCGGCTGGTGATGGGCCTGGGCACCCGGGCGGTCGAGCGCATCGAAGGCGATCACGCCTGCGTGATGGCGCTGGACCACCCCATGCGCCAGCCGTTCCGCAACCAGGACGAAAGCTACCGGTATTCCCAGCACCTGGTGGATTTGTTGGACCTACGGGATGGAAAGCTCGACACCCGGCCCCTGAGCCAGTTGCTGGACACCACCAACGATCTGCCCATGGATCACCTGGCCGAGGTGGACCGGGCGGCCAGTACCCGGGCCGAGCAGATTGGCTTGCAGGGCCCCGTGTGGCGGCTGACCTTCCGCCCGCTAGTTCAGCGCACCCCGTTTATCGGCCGGCTGTCGAATCTGCTGCACACCCTGGAGGCCGGCTACCGGCACCCGGTGGATGTGGAATTCACCCTGCACCTGGACCAACAGAGCAACCCTACCTTCAACCTGGTGCAATGCCGCCCGCTGGCAACGATTGGTGAGACCGGGCCGGTGGCGATACCTGACGACTTGCCAGAGGGCAACCTGCTGTTCAGAACCCAGGGTCACTTCATGGGTGGCAACATCAACCTGTCCATCAAACGGGTGATCCGGGTGGACGCGTCGGTTTACGCGGGGCTGTCCACCAGCCAGCGCTGCGACGTTGCCCGCCGTGTTGGCGAAGCTGTCCGTGCATCCAGTGTTCCCACCTTGCTGATCGGCCCGGGCCGCTGGGGCACCAGCAGCCCGGATCTTGGCGTTCCTGTCCGCTTTGCTGACATTGCCGGGGTCGCTGCCCTGGTCGAAGTCTCGGAAAAAGCCGGCGAGATGGTGCCAGACCTGTCCTACGGTTCTCACTTTTTCCAGGACCTGGTGGAAACCGGCATCGCCTACGCGGCGCTGTTTCCCGACATCCAGCATTGCCGATATCACCCTGAACGCCTGCCCGGGGCCCCGACGCCCACCAGCACCGAATCGGCGGTCAACCGTGCGGTTCAGGTGCATGATCTGCAGGCGCAACACCTGCAACTGACCGGTGATGTGGTGCGCCAGCAACTGGTCTGTTATTTCACCGATTGA
- a CDS encoding sensor histidine kinase encodes MEWLTHSQTGFRQTARYLLGMRLAIIATQLVAIAVAETTVTLAHRAEALILSLLYAVLATLAWLWFSRKPPEAFVPVSLTLATDLFLIGCWLYFTGGYTNPLVSLLLLPIAVAIILVPSRQSIVLTVTGVAVYTALVLWHTPVMHDHHSADLAKLHLVGMWVTFALTAAILLLVVGTLSRRLRLQQSQLSHFRENRLRDEQIIALGLSSAAVAHRLGTPLNTMTLLLDEIRSHTEGQTSVALTEDLDLMGQQLNLCSQHLQQLTKAAIEARTAQLEILGVKDWLARLRESATLLWPSGPVQWPATHPDVSVAVDATLDQAILNLMANALTASPSWVAIRSQLSASGRVEVIVEDKGDGLETALQGTPGEDIVDSRHGLGVGLFLSNATIQRLGGNLRAMAGETGTTMVIDLPVAQPRGEEVQP; translated from the coding sequence ATGGAATGGCTCACACACTCTCAAACCGGTTTTCGCCAGACAGCCCGATATCTGCTGGGCATGCGGCTGGCTATCATTGCCACGCAACTGGTCGCGATTGCCGTTGCCGAAACCACTGTAACACTGGCCCACCGGGCCGAAGCCCTGATCCTCAGCCTGCTTTATGCCGTCCTGGCCACACTCGCCTGGCTGTGGTTCAGCCGTAAGCCCCCCGAGGCTTTCGTGCCGGTCAGCCTGACACTGGCCACAGATCTGTTCCTGATCGGCTGCTGGCTGTATTTCACCGGTGGCTACACCAACCCTCTGGTCTCTTTGCTGCTACTGCCCATTGCCGTCGCCATCATTCTGGTGCCCAGCCGCCAGAGCATTGTCCTTACCGTCACCGGCGTTGCGGTATATACAGCGCTGGTGCTCTGGCACACCCCGGTCATGCATGACCACCACTCGGCAGACCTGGCCAAGCTGCATCTGGTGGGCATGTGGGTGACCTTCGCCCTGACCGCCGCCATTCTGCTTTTGGTGGTTGGCACCCTGTCCCGCAGGCTAAGGCTGCAACAGTCCCAGCTCTCACACTTCCGGGAAAACCGTTTGCGGGATGAACAGATCATCGCCCTCGGCCTATCCTCGGCTGCGGTTGCCCACCGGTTGGGTACCCCGCTGAATACCATGACCCTGTTGCTGGATGAGATACGCTCCCATACTGAGGGCCAGACCTCCGTTGCGCTGACTGAAGATCTCGACCTGATGGGTCAGCAGTTGAACCTGTGCAGTCAGCACTTGCAGCAACTGACCAAAGCGGCGATTGAAGCCCGCACAGCGCAACTGGAAATACTGGGGGTCAAAGACTGGCTCGCCAGGCTCAGGGAGTCGGCCACCCTGCTATGGCCGTCGGGGCCGGTTCAATGGCCGGCTACCCACCCAGACGTCTCGGTGGCCGTGGATGCCACGCTGGACCAGGCGATACTCAACCTGATGGCAAACGCTCTGACAGCAAGCCCATCCTGGGTCGCCATCAGAAGCCAGCTGTCCGCCTCCGGCCGGGTGGAGGTGATTGTCGAGGACAAGGGTGACGGCCTCGAAACCGCCCTGCAGGGCACACCGGGTGAGGACATTGTCGACTCCCGTCATGGCCTCGGGGTCGGATTGTTCCTCTCCAACGCCACGATCCAGAGGCTTGGGGGCAATCTCCGGGCCATGGCCGGTGAAACAGGTACCACCATGGTCATCGATCTACCGGTTGCCCAGCCGCGAGGCGAGGAGGTACAACCATGA
- a CDS encoding response regulator transcription factor, with protein MTIRELWLLVDDDQAFLQVLARSLSRQGIETLCASDADSALKAIRSQEVNRCVLDLNLAGESGLQLLPDLLEHHPDLEVLVLTGYGSIATAVEAMRRGAANYLCKPVTVSQLMNGFEPLNTPPALRPEPPSVEEMEWEHIQRVLNEHDGNISATARALNMHRRTLQRKLQKHSRWR; from the coding sequence ATGACGATTCGGGAACTCTGGCTGCTGGTCGACGATGACCAGGCTTTTCTCCAGGTTCTGGCCCGCTCCCTGTCTCGCCAGGGCATTGAAACGCTCTGCGCCAGCGATGCCGACAGCGCTCTGAAGGCCATCCGCAGCCAGGAGGTGAATCGGTGTGTGCTGGATCTCAACCTGGCCGGGGAAAGTGGCCTGCAACTGTTGCCGGACCTTCTGGAACACCATCCAGACCTGGAAGTACTGGTGCTGACCGGTTACGGCAGCATTGCCACCGCGGTGGAAGCCATGCGCCGCGGCGCCGCCAACTACCTGTGCAAGCCGGTTACCGTGAGCCAGTTAATGAACGGTTTCGAACCGCTGAACACACCACCGGCCCTGAGACCCGAGCCGCCGTCGGTGGAAGAAATGGAGTGGGAACACATCCAGCGCGTACTGAACGAACACGATGGCAACATTTCCGCCACCGCCCGGGCCCTGAACATGCACCGGCGGACCCTGCAACGCAAACTGCAAAAACACTCACGCTGGCGCTGA